From the genome of Candidatus Aegiribacteria sp., one region includes:
- a CDS encoding PAS domain-containing protein produces MKTDSGDSTSRGWVRISWTPDSGALLVSGDSEGLLGVSARRLINSTEPLSLLPTELANVLASGLPDIPIYLSTSSLTGSVTTVREQAEIILFGTAGFQNRSNIMLDELGAGIVGTDRTGSITLWNKAMSSIFRVPQKHIIGKNLQDVLVSPVLYSWDNVIKMVLDGKQIKVICRPDAQRRIECTLSPGGSGLVGTCFDTTESFQAENRLRTSRKMNQAYFHSVSTGLVLFDKDYRILVANRAFGRMFGLVENLLGIHLHEILPSESYEIIEDQTRPFFVDNSKEKENARTARFTLPDKTRKIILQDVHPIMEDSGEVFYAVGIFEDISEITIMNESYRNNLETVKRVNQLADDLQSGRTLSSDEIAERLQDCISADAVAIYLSDPLSDSRLKGSTSSWPDDVPEAFSELRLAPVLMESDTGYRITGDDIGVLNTWFDNCLVFPLESERKTFGYIVMANTKSNLSSDAFSLAEISARIVMAHFNANEYETEIEHLDLLIGRQSKLASTVIDSLDVPVAIFRIDWSVILWNRPMEELTDVSFDLASSRSELAANILFHGIGGISAAQKYIRNGSSEFPESWEVENQNGDTTRCTWRLFRTESVEGRNLEPVIIIAGVKSDDTYSINSAKKAAEIYSALSRGTSALLSASDRIRIEEAAAAALLEISGASRVTLKIRGINPVTRTSYDQKTDAEALRQWTLSLETDTEIIGECLFQGGKEYSVMKDFTRNVARTCVELEKAAIGRRFVLIAERAAGKFLISNSSGRILLSTWMDITDGVVSNRTVYDTFSGTEWSYLDASISGILKKGRLNMKLKTDSGDYIQMAAVSLDGHEGEALIIWWPVSDPSYTTHLKYLDIAEASGIALRDMLDSLIASISMGFLRIKEVLNPDHPVAAVLNTAKYAFEGMDKGYQYLHLIQMSLNTIPERVNTEFYLDKVMSSFAEAGMLSPDISILGGLYDISGNIDLMQQVTVHLCSIVCSEIAPAFKISVIKRKNLKNREGLSNGVEQYVQLNIRKADGSPLKNISEGFCDLTTPVDCSGGIPPASEISLLCMILRLTGAALFMNEDKCSLYMLFPCID; encoded by the coding sequence ATGAAAACTGATTCAGGAGATTCCACTTCCCGTGGATGGGTAAGAATCAGCTGGACTCCGGATTCAGGTGCATTGCTTGTTTCCGGTGACAGTGAAGGCTTACTGGGAGTAAGTGCGCGAAGGCTGATAAACTCAACTGAACCTCTTAGCCTTCTACCCACCGAGCTGGCAAACGTTCTGGCCAGCGGGTTACCGGATATCCCGATTTATCTGTCCACATCATCTCTCACCGGTTCGGTAACCACTGTTAGGGAACAGGCCGAGATAATTCTATTCGGTACTGCCGGATTCCAGAATCGCAGCAATATCATGCTTGATGAACTTGGTGCGGGTATTGTAGGAACAGATAGAACCGGCAGTATAACACTTTGGAACAAAGCGATGTCCAGCATATTCAGAGTTCCCCAGAAGCACATAATAGGTAAGAACTTGCAGGATGTTCTTGTATCTCCGGTTCTGTATTCATGGGATAATGTCATAAAGATGGTGTTGGATGGCAAACAGATCAAAGTAATCTGCCGTCCGGATGCTCAGCGGAGAATTGAGTGCACATTATCACCAGGTGGAAGTGGTCTGGTGGGCACCTGTTTCGATACAACCGAGAGCTTTCAGGCCGAAAACCGACTCAGAACAAGCAGAAAGATGAATCAGGCATACTTTCATTCCGTGAGTACCGGCCTGGTTCTGTTCGATAAAGATTACAGGATTCTCGTTGCGAACAGAGCTTTCGGCCGCATGTTCGGGCTGGTGGAAAACCTGCTTGGTATCCACCTTCATGAAATTCTACCTAGCGAAAGTTATGAGATCATAGAAGACCAGACCAGACCATTTTTCGTAGACAACTCAAAGGAAAAGGAGAATGCCAGAACTGCCCGTTTCACTCTTCCAGATAAAACCAGAAAGATAATTCTCCAGGACGTTCATCCAATTATGGAGGATTCAGGGGAAGTATTCTATGCGGTTGGAATATTTGAGGATATTTCAGAAATCACAATTATGAACGAAAGTTACAGAAACAACCTGGAGACGGTTAAAAGAGTAAACCAGCTGGCTGATGATCTGCAATCCGGTAGAACACTCAGCTCTGATGAAATCGCAGAAAGACTTCAGGATTGCATTTCTGCAGATGCTGTGGCAATCTATCTTTCCGACCCCCTCTCGGACAGCAGACTAAAAGGCAGTACATCCAGCTGGCCGGATGATGTCCCTGAAGCCTTTTCGGAGTTAAGGCTGGCACCTGTGCTAATGGAATCCGATACAGGATACAGAATCACGGGAGACGATATTGGAGTTCTTAATACCTGGTTTGATAACTGTCTTGTATTTCCACTTGAATCGGAAAGAAAAACCTTCGGGTATATTGTTATGGCTAACACGAAAAGCAATTTATCGTCGGATGCTTTTTCCCTTGCAGAAATTTCCGCTAGAATTGTCATGGCGCATTTCAATGCCAACGAGTATGAGACGGAGATCGAGCACCTGGATCTTCTGATCGGCAGGCAAAGTAAACTAGCCAGTACCGTCATCGATTCACTTGATGTCCCTGTTGCCATTTTCAGGATCGACTGGTCGGTTATACTATGGAATAGACCTATGGAGGAATTAACCGATGTATCATTCGATCTTGCTTCCAGCAGGTCAGAGCTTGCCGCGAATATTCTTTTCCATGGTATAGGCGGAATCAGTGCAGCCCAGAAATATATCAGAAACGGATCTTCGGAATTCCCTGAATCATGGGAAGTTGAAAATCAGAATGGAGATACTACCAGGTGCACCTGGCGCCTGTTTAGAACGGAATCGGTGGAAGGTAGAAATCTGGAACCCGTTATAATCATTGCCGGTGTGAAATCCGATGATACCTATAGTATTAATTCAGCCAAAAAAGCAGCCGAGATATATTCCGCATTGAGCAGAGGAACATCGGCCCTGCTTTCAGCTTCGGACCGAATCAGGATTGAAGAGGCAGCAGCAGCTGCGTTGCTTGAAATATCCGGAGCGTCCAGGGTTACTCTGAAGATCCGAGGTATAAATCCCGTTACCAGAACTTCCTACGATCAGAAAACTGATGCGGAAGCCTTACGCCAATGGACACTTTCACTGGAAACCGATACCGAGATAATAGGAGAATGCCTGTTTCAAGGTGGAAAAGAATACTCCGTCATGAAGGATTTTACCCGAAACGTTGCCAGAACCTGTGTCGAACTTGAAAAGGCAGCCATAGGAAGGCGATTTGTACTTATTGCGGAGAGGGCAGCTGGCAAATTCCTCATCTCAAACAGCAGCGGCAGGATACTTCTGTCCACCTGGATGGATATAACAGATGGAGTCGTTTCCAACCGGACAGTTTACGATACGTTCTCCGGCACTGAATGGTCATATCTGGATGCGTCAATATCAGGCATACTGAAAAAGGGCAGACTGAATATGAAACTCAAAACTGACAGCGGTGATTATATACAGATGGCTGCTGTGTCTCTTGATGGACATGAAGGGGAGGCACTGATCATATGGTGGCCAGTATCCGACCCTTCATATACAACACATCTTAAATACCTGGATATAGCCGAAGCATCGGGAATTGCGCTGAGGGACATGCTGGACAGTCTTATTGCTTCCATCAGTATGGGCTTCCTGCGTATTAAAGAAGTTCTTAACCCTGATCATCCAGTAGCGGCTGTTTTAAATACAGCAAAGTACGCTTTCGAGGGGATGGACAAGGGTTACCAATATCTTCACCTGATACAGATGTCGTTGAATACCATTCCTGAAAGGGTAAACACTGAATTCTATCTTGATAAGGTAATGTCATCGTTCGCTGAAGCAGGTATGCTTTCTCCGGATATCTCCATATTGGGAGGGCTATACGATATTTCAGGCAATATTGACCTTATGCAGCAGGTTACGGTGCATTTATGCAGTATTGTCTGTTCTGAAATAGCACCCGCCTTTAAGATATCTGTCATAAAAAGAAAAAATCTTAAAAACAGGGAGGGTCTGTCCAATGGAGTTGAGCAGTACGTACAACTGAATATCCGCAAGGCGGACGGGAGCCCCTTGAAGAATATTTCTGAAGGATTTTGCGATCTGACTACACCTGTGGATTGTTCGGGAGGGATACCTCCTGCCTCGGAGATATCTCTGCTGTGTATGATATTGCGACTTACTGGTGCTGCTCTTTTCATGAATGAAGACAAATGTTCCCTGTACATGCTTTTCCCCTGCATAGACTAA
- a CDS encoding 2-oxoacid:acceptor oxidoreductase family protein — MAQKTVLRKPKGFIDVYKHKPGAEKDRTHYCPGCGHGILHKLIAEALEDYDIVEKTIVISPVGCSVFAYYYFHTGNLQVAHGRAPAVATAVSRANPDSIVISYQGDGDLAAIGGNNILQAANRGENMVVFFVNNAIYGMTGGQMAPTTLEGQKTTTTPYGRDPKTDGYPLQVCEIINQLTAPVFVARTSLHDMPNIRKTRAAVRKGIKNAMDKKGFSFVEVLSMCPSGWKMDAVPAQGWIKENMIPRFPLGTLRDISEDAPAVERPVPEMDPDEVKKILGFEALSDSNLDKNPNAAFKKVALRVAGFGGQGIMSTGIALANVGMEYGYSVSWLPSYGPEMRGGTANCSVKIQADTIGASECTEPNMIIAMNQPSLEKFEKILLPDGVIIYNSTLIDIQPTRRDVKVYSIPITGIADELGDTRFQSMVNVGAFAAVTGMFDPGEIKNLMSSLFAGKPESVIKLNEEAVQRGYNYVKDNFS, encoded by the coding sequence ATGGCTCAGAAAACAGTACTCAGAAAACCAAAAGGTTTCATCGATGTTTACAAGCATAAGCCGGGGGCTGAGAAGGACAGGACACATTACTGTCCTGGTTGCGGTCATGGAATCCTGCATAAGCTCATTGCAGAAGCCCTTGAAGATTATGACATTGTAGAAAAAACAATAGTAATAAGTCCCGTTGGCTGCAGTGTATTTGCGTATTACTATTTCCACACCGGAAACCTTCAGGTTGCGCACGGAAGGGCTCCAGCTGTTGCTACCGCAGTTTCCAGGGCTAATCCCGATTCGATAGTGATTAGTTACCAGGGTGATGGAGACCTTGCTGCAATCGGAGGTAACAACATTCTCCAGGCTGCGAACCGCGGAGAGAACATGGTTGTTTTCTTCGTTAATAACGCCATTTACGGTATGACCGGCGGACAGATGGCACCGACTACACTTGAGGGACAGAAAACCACTACTACCCCCTATGGCCGAGATCCCAAAACGGACGGTTACCCCCTGCAGGTGTGCGAAATCATCAATCAGCTGACCGCTCCCGTATTCGTAGCAAGAACATCTCTTCATGACATGCCCAATATCAGGAAGACCAGGGCAGCCGTGCGAAAAGGCATAAAGAACGCTATGGACAAGAAGGGGTTTTCCTTTGTTGAGGTACTCAGCATGTGTCCCAGCGGATGGAAGATGGATGCCGTGCCAGCTCAGGGGTGGATTAAAGAAAACATGATACCGAGGTTCCCTCTTGGTACACTCAGAGATATTTCTGAAGATGCACCAGCTGTTGAACGTCCTGTACCTGAAATGGATCCTGATGAGGTCAAAAAAATTCTCGGATTCGAAGCTCTCAGCGACTCGAACCTTGATAAGAACCCGAATGCTGCATTCAAAAAGGTAGCTCTGAGGGTAGCCGGCTTTGGAGGACAGGGTATAATGTCAACGGGTATTGCCCTGGCCAACGTTGGAATGGAATACGGCTACAGTGTGAGCTGGCTTCCGTCCTACGGCCCTGAAATGCGCGGAGGCACCGCGAATTGTTCGGTTAAAATTCAGGCAGATACCATAGGCGCATCCGAGTGTACTGAACCCAACATGATCATCGCCATGAACCAGCCCAGCCTCGAGAAATTCGAGAAAATACTCCTTCCCGATGGTGTGATCATATACAACAGCACGCTTATTGACATTCAACCAACCCGCAGGGATGTAAAGGTTTATAGCATACCCATTACAGGTATAGCTGACGAACTCGGTGACACGAGATTCCAGAGTATGGTTAATGTAGGAGCCTTTGCAGCTGTTACAGGGATGTTCGATCCTGGTGAAATAAAGAATCTTATGTCTTCTCTGTTCGCAGGCAAACCAGAATCGGTCATCAAGCTGAACGAAGAGGCTGTTCAGAGGGGATACAACTACGTCAAGGATAATTTTTCCTGA
- a CDS encoding YwbE family protein produces the protein MLPCRADIKPGIVVKLVTKVNQRSGELTEGIVKDILTRSSKHPHGIKVRLENGIVGRVKEISSCG, from the coding sequence ATGCTTCCCTGTAGAGCAGATATCAAACCAGGCATAGTGGTTAAGCTTGTCACCAAGGTTAACCAGCGTTCCGGTGAATTGACCGAAGGGATTGTTAAGGACATTCTGACAAGATCATCGAAGCATCCTCATGGCATTAAGGTTCGGCTGGAGAATGGAATTGTGGGAAGAGTTAAAGAGATATCATCATGTGGTTGA
- the ndk gene encoding nucleoside-diphosphate kinase — MEKTLAILKPNAVQRELVGELISKFERRGMKITAMKLTRISPKTAEQHYEEHKGKEFYKGLISFITSGPSVIMILESMDAVEIVRSMVGATNPAEAASGTIRGDYATSPGHNMIHASDSIESAKREIELFFRPEEVHEYRLAVRPWL; from the coding sequence ATGGAGAAAACACTTGCTATTCTTAAGCCGAATGCGGTACAGAGAGAACTGGTCGGTGAGCTGATATCCAAATTCGAGAGAAGGGGAATGAAGATAACTGCTATGAAACTTACAAGAATCTCCCCGAAAACAGCAGAGCAGCATTACGAAGAACACAAGGGCAAAGAGTTCTATAAAGGTCTGATCTCCTTTATCACAAGCGGGCCGTCGGTTATCATGATTTTAGAATCTATGGACGCAGTTGAAATAGTCAGGTCAATGGTGGGAGCAACCAATCCCGCAGAAGCCGCCTCCGGAACTATAAGAGGTGATTATGCAACCAGTCCCGGCCATAACATGATACATGCGTCCGATTCTATTGAATCAGCAAAAAGAGAAATAGAACTTTTCTTCAGACCTGAGGAAGTGCATGAATACCGTCTTGCTGTAAGGCCCTGGCTTTAA
- a CDS encoding cupin domain-containing protein → MVVRKYTNVEAEDVNIENAKGVKKRVLISEADGAPNFIMRQFTIEPGGHTPCHTHPWEHEVYILSGTGKVHLGESSYKLAFGTAVLVLPDEEHNFENTGSEPLEFLCSIPK, encoded by the coding sequence ATGGTAGTTCGCAAATATACAAATGTAGAAGCTGAAGATGTAAATATTGAGAATGCGAAGGGTGTAAAAAAGCGAGTGCTTATCTCGGAGGCCGACGGTGCTCCGAACTTCATTATGCGGCAATTTACAATTGAACCGGGTGGTCACACGCCATGCCATACACATCCCTGGGAGCATGAAGTCTACATACTGTCCGGGACAGGTAAAGTCCATCTGGGGGAGAGCAGTTATAAACTCGCCTTCGGAACAGCGGTGCTTGTTCTGCCAGATGAGGAGCACAACTTCGAGAACACAGGCAGTGAACCCCTGGAATTCCTCTGTTCAATTCCAAAATAG
- a CDS encoding nitronate monooxygenase, which produces MSSKGIPELIIGQYRASVPIIQGGMGLGISLAGLATAVAEQGAIGIISTVGIGRQEPNYQKNLKEADRRALVKEIRKAKNSTNGIIGVNIMMALSNYEDHLKTSLEEEIDIVIIGAGLPMRLPSSVPEKILREGPTRFLPKISSARATSLLLKYWDRNYEYIPDGIVVEGSLAGGHLGFSRTDIENNSISLESILQGVLEAIKPFEDKYGRSIPVIAAGGIYTGKDIYEIMSTGVKGVKMGTRFVATYECDAHENFKQAYIDCKEEDIVIIDSPVGLPGRAIISELLRDVQKGIRKPFECPWKCLRTCDFLTAPYCIAKALMNAKEGNLIDGYAFAGANAFRIDRLMSVSQLISLLMDEFNAASLKHSLVQAYI; this is translated from the coding sequence ATGAGTTCAAAGGGAATCCCAGAACTAATAATAGGACAATATAGAGCAAGTGTACCTATAATACAGGGTGGAATGGGATTAGGAATATCACTCGCGGGTCTTGCAACAGCGGTAGCTGAACAGGGTGCGATTGGAATTATCTCCACCGTAGGTATAGGAAGACAGGAACCGAATTACCAGAAAAATCTGAAGGAAGCCGACAGGCGTGCTCTGGTAAAGGAGATCCGTAAGGCAAAAAACTCAACAAACGGCATTATAGGTGTTAATATCATGATGGCCCTTTCCAATTACGAAGACCATCTGAAGACATCACTGGAAGAAGAGATCGACATTGTGATTATCGGAGCGGGTCTTCCCATGAGACTCCCTTCCTCTGTTCCCGAGAAAATTCTGCGGGAAGGACCTACCAGGTTCTTACCAAAGATTTCATCAGCCCGGGCTACGAGCTTACTATTGAAATACTGGGATCGTAATTACGAATACATCCCTGATGGAATAGTCGTTGAAGGCTCCCTTGCTGGAGGACACCTGGGATTCTCCAGAACCGACATTGAAAATAACAGTATCTCTCTTGAAAGCATTCTGCAGGGTGTTCTTGAAGCGATAAAACCTTTTGAGGATAAGTACGGCAGGAGTATTCCCGTGATCGCAGCCGGAGGAATCTATACGGGGAAAGATATATACGAAATCATGTCAACAGGTGTTAAAGGCGTAAAAATGGGAACCCGCTTCGTGGCAACCTACGAATGCGATGCCCACGAAAATTTCAAGCAGGCATATATCGACTGCAAAGAGGAAGACATTGTAATAATCGACAGCCCTGTGGGTCTTCCCGGAAGAGCCATCATCAGTGAACTTCTTCGAGATGTACAGAAAGGCATACGTAAACCTTTCGAATGCCCATGGAAATGTCTCAGAACATGTGACTTCCTGACTGCGCCATACTGCATAGCAAAGGCTCTTATGAACGCCAAAGAAGGAAACCTCATTGACGGATATGCCTTTGCCGGAGCAAACGCCTTCAGAATTGACAGGCTCATGTCGGTGAGTCAGCTGATTTCTTTACTTATGGATGAATTCAATGCAGCCAGTTTGAAACATTCGCTTGTTCAAGCGTACATATAA
- a CDS encoding 6-bladed beta-propeller, translating to MKNIHAVSAVIISLALTVMTVSGCGEDTEPETPDDISAPETLDTLTVAVTDTIGIEMGDSSYVFGMLMEVAHGSAGEIIALDMNRSCISIFSPEGEFIGSIGSPGPGPGEFLIPMDFAVMSDGGVAVSDAIARNISFFDNEGTFQKTLDGFFPTPPMSIEGCPDGGFIGQSMSMVMSGETMDASMQLCKYTDSIEADLTFFSKPIEMDFSGGDHSSFQRGPEFDFAVGPDGSVFVAEISDTLFAVSGYSPDGEEFFTLMEERERIPLTQEEIDAGSLTMSIMVTDGEASAGMDRVENVYPWRNVIASIGIDAEKRIWVEMAGTDAPVFRVYDYSGTPLFVAVTDVEFTPVTRPSFMIDAGGILAFDSDPMDYPKIYSFQIPGAGPDN from the coding sequence ATGAAAAACATTCATGCTGTATCAGCGGTGATTATTTCTCTAGCCCTTACAGTAATGACTGTTTCAGGATGCGGTGAGGATACTGAACCGGAAACACCAGATGACATTTCGGCCCCGGAGACTCTTGATACTCTGACCGTTGCGGTTACTGATACTATTGGAATCGAAATGGGTGACAGCTCTTACGTTTTCGGTATGCTGATGGAGGTCGCTCATGGTTCTGCCGGAGAAATCATCGCTCTGGATATGAACAGGTCATGCATTTCAATCTTCTCTCCCGAGGGTGAATTCATCGGATCAATCGGTTCACCGGGACCGGGACCCGGAGAATTTCTGATACCCATGGATTTTGCGGTCATGTCCGATGGAGGTGTTGCGGTTTCTGATGCTATTGCTCGAAATATTTCCTTCTTCGATAACGAAGGTACTTTCCAAAAAACACTTGATGGCTTCTTCCCGACACCGCCCATGTCAATAGAAGGTTGCCCGGACGGAGGCTTTATCGGTCAAAGCATGTCTATGGTGATGTCCGGAGAAACCATGGATGCTTCAATGCAGCTGTGCAAGTACACCGACAGCATCGAAGCAGATCTTACGTTCTTCTCAAAACCGATAGAAATGGACTTCTCGGGCGGGGACCACTCTTCGTTTCAAAGGGGTCCGGAGTTCGATTTCGCAGTTGGTCCGGATGGAAGCGTTTTCGTGGCCGAGATATCCGATACGCTCTTCGCGGTAAGCGGCTACTCCCCGGATGGAGAGGAATTCTTCACCCTTATGGAAGAGAGGGAAAGAATACCCTTAACTCAGGAGGAGATAGATGCCGGATCACTTACCATGTCCATCATGGTAACCGATGGCGAGGCTTCCGCCGGTATGGACAGAGTTGAAAATGTATACCCATGGAGAAACGTTATAGCTTCTATTGGTATAGACGCGGAAAAAAGGATATGGGTTGAGATGGCAGGTACGGATGCACCGGTATTCAGAGTGTACGACTATTCCGGCACTCCTCTTTTCGTGGCTGTAACAGACGTTGAATTCACTCCAGTAACGCGTCCTTCGTTTATGATAGACGCGGGTGGAATACTGGCTTTTGACAGTGACCCTATGGATTATCCCAAAATTTACAGTTTCCAGATTCCGGGTGCCGGGCCTGATAACTAA
- the leuS gene encoding leucine--tRNA ligase, protein MDPYDFRKLEEKWKPVWDRMGLYRTGTEHDREPFYCLDYFPYPSGAGLSVGHCKNYIPTDVICRKKRMDGFNVLHPMGWDAFGQPAEEYAIKTGTHPAEVTRINSDTYRRQFKLIEASYDWKREINSSDPGYYRWTQYFFNLLFDRGLAYQTEKDQMWCPACRIVLSNEEAAGGICWRCGGEVTRKKLKQWFFRITKYADRLLHDLEGLDWPEGIKAMQRNWIGRSEGAEVLFKAVNPETDFESGLPVYTTRLDTIFGATFCVLAPEYTGIEKLVTLEKHDEVLDYVKKARTKSDLERTTSADKDKTGVFTGCFAVNPYNGEEIPLYVADYVLAGYGTAAIMAVPAHDERDHAFATKFGIPIVEVITPEGVPQGVSDAATVADGQLINSGSFTGMDSDEAREKMAEYAIENGIGKPDVRYKIRDWLVSRQRYWGAPIPIIHCEKCGTVPDRNLPVILPEMDNFEPDDSGRSPLARAEEWVNTSCPECGGPARRDTDTMAGFVCSSWYFLRFASPHESDRPFDPEAVKYWLPVDLYVGGAEHAVMHLIYARFWTKVMYDEGMLDFAEPFSVLKNQGMILGGDGQKMSKSKGNIVTPDEMVEKYGADALRLYILFMGPFEAELDWSEKGIAGTYRFLRRVWSVVHETAEPVPTEQDDDFITELRYNTARTVKKVTEDIDSFAFNTAVAAMMEFVNFLSANRERAGTAGEFWRDSIRKLLVLMAPMTPFISDELWERMNFPGDTVFRWEWPSWDEDDLILDTVEIVVQVRGKIRGRIRIATNASTDEIEKKALSLDRIEEMLGDKEPRRVIVVPGKLVNVIP, encoded by the coding sequence TTGGATCCCTACGATTTTAGAAAACTTGAAGAAAAATGGAAGCCTGTCTGGGACAGGATGGGACTTTACAGAACCGGTACGGAACATGACAGAGAACCCTTCTATTGTCTTGACTATTTTCCCTATCCCTCTGGTGCTGGTCTTTCTGTTGGCCATTGCAAGAATTACATCCCCACAGATGTCATATGCCGTAAGAAACGGATGGACGGATTCAACGTATTGCATCCTATGGGTTGGGATGCCTTTGGCCAGCCGGCGGAGGAGTACGCCATTAAAACAGGTACACACCCCGCTGAAGTGACCAGAATCAACTCGGACACATACCGCAGACAGTTTAAACTCATAGAAGCCAGTTACGACTGGAAAAGGGAGATCAACTCAAGCGATCCCGGCTACTACAGGTGGACCCAGTACTTTTTCAATCTCCTCTTTGACAGGGGGCTTGCCTATCAGACCGAGAAGGATCAGATGTGGTGTCCCGCATGCAGGATAGTCCTTTCCAATGAAGAGGCAGCAGGCGGTATCTGCTGGCGCTGCGGAGGTGAGGTTACCAGAAAGAAACTGAAGCAGTGGTTCTTCAGGATTACCAAGTATGCCGACAGACTGCTTCACGACCTTGAAGGTCTCGACTGGCCCGAGGGGATCAAAGCCATGCAGAGAAACTGGATAGGAAGATCCGAGGGAGCCGAGGTTCTTTTCAAGGCGGTTAATCCTGAAACAGACTTTGAATCAGGCCTTCCGGTATATACCACCAGGCTTGATACTATCTTCGGTGCTACATTCTGTGTTCTTGCTCCCGAGTATACGGGTATCGAGAAACTGGTTACGTTAGAGAAACATGATGAAGTCCTTGATTATGTGAAAAAAGCCAGGACAAAGAGCGACCTCGAGAGGACTACGTCAGCGGATAAAGATAAAACCGGTGTGTTTACCGGCTGCTTCGCTGTAAACCCATACAACGGTGAAGAGATTCCGCTGTATGTCGCCGATTATGTTCTGGCGGGTTATGGGACAGCTGCTATAATGGCTGTGCCAGCCCATGATGAAAGGGATCATGCATTCGCTACAAAATTCGGCATACCAATTGTTGAGGTTATAACTCCCGAAGGCGTACCACAGGGGGTTTCAGATGCGGCTACTGTCGCGGACGGACAGCTCATTAACAGCGGGTCCTTTACCGGCATGGATTCCGATGAAGCCAGGGAAAAGATGGCTGAATATGCCATTGAGAATGGAATAGGGAAACCGGATGTCCGTTACAAGATAAGGGACTGGCTGGTTTCAAGACAGCGGTACTGGGGAGCCCCGATACCGATAATACACTGCGAGAAATGCGGAACCGTACCGGACAGGAATCTTCCGGTAATTCTCCCCGAAATGGATAACTTCGAGCCGGATGATTCGGGTCGTTCACCTCTGGCAAGGGCAGAGGAATGGGTGAATACTTCATGCCCTGAATGTGGAGGCCCAGCCAGACGTGACACCGATACGATGGCAGGTTTCGTTTGCTCATCGTGGTATTTCCTCAGATTTGCCTCCCCGCATGAATCCGATAGGCCCTTCGATCCGGAAGCGGTGAAATACTGGCTCCCTGTGGACCTTTATGTAGGTGGCGCGGAGCATGCTGTAATGCACCTTATCTATGCCAGATTCTGGACAAAGGTCATGTACGATGAAGGTATGCTTGATTTTGCTGAGCCATTCTCAGTGCTGAAGAATCAGGGAATGATACTCGGAGGCGATGGGCAGAAAATGTCTAAATCAAAGGGAAATATCGTGACTCCGGATGAGATGGTAGAGAAGTACGGCGCTGACGCTTTGCGGCTTTATATCCTTTTCATGGGACCATTCGAAGCGGAACTGGATTGGAGTGAGAAGGGTATAGCCGGCACCTACAGGTTTCTCAGGAGGGTATGGTCGGTGGTTCATGAAACGGCTGAACCTGTTCCAACGGAGCAGGATGACGATTTTATTACAGAACTTCGTTACAACACTGCAAGGACAGTGAAGAAGGTTACCGAGGATATAGATTCCTTTGCTTTCAATACGGCAGTTGCCGCTATGATGGAGTTTGTGAATTTTCTTTCTGCAAACAGGGAGAGAGCCGGAACTGCAGGCGAATTCTGGAGGGACTCAATCCGGAAACTGCTTGTACTCATGGCTCCCATGACACCCTTCATCTCCGATGAACTATGGGAGCGGATGAACTTCCCTGGAGATACGGTTTTCAGATGGGAATGGCCATCATGGGATGAAGATGATCTTATTCTGGACACCGTTGAAATAGTCGTTCAGGTCAGGGGAAAGATCCGCGGCAGGATTAGAATAGCCACAAACGCCAGTACCGATGAGATCGAGAAAAAAGCTCTGTCGCTGGACAGGATAGAAGAGATGCTGGGGGACAAAGAACCAAGAAGGGTAATAGTCGTACCCGGCAAACTCGTTAACGTTATACCATGA